In Cydia pomonella isolate Wapato2018A chromosome 1, ilCydPomo1, whole genome shotgun sequence, one genomic interval encodes:
- the LOC133516403 gene encoding polyhomeotic-proximal chromatin protein-like isoform X7 produces MERCSYGFYTKRSEILDNIQKKKDQDKEQTQSAGFQQVSKGEKAGVGPENASPAVTQHVPAQLLSPPPASAHQLQPADKDKTIKVANSTTITLIENGSLNTDKDKDANYPKNYFTLEPKIDKKDDCNKNSITITRTVPKQSPSQDKSKGQQKPNKRPLQCLETLAEKAGITFEDKYEAANTLLALDKQNNTFPRPQELKQPKTEPDNLGQNEEYRYRNQKEEDDKLQIQQQIIQQQQQQQQQLQQQLQQQQLQQQLQQQQQLQQLQQQALQRQHQAIQQHIKNQQDQQELLQKQFQQQHQQQQQQQQQQQQQQQQQQQQQQQQQQQQQQQQQQPKQELQQVTQQQDLQQQKFLQVVNNQPVHTQQFNVPGIGEINLSFLASPQSNVNLLFDKSQKAGMSGDIKQQQQLVDGQSQVVQQQMSMAQHEQTQQHHQTVTVVSSMPSSLAAHQVQQQQSAAGMQQQTSAGISSMPPLQSLPPNTQHPQQISAEWGHSRVQVIQQPLQNSTYLQQLYNAQGPLLMPGNILHPGINSQQIQVIAAGKPFQGNQLAPHMLTAQGKQVLQGQAVNFAGLTTYQEQAPFPGYTTIPAIPTTQNQTFVFSPLGVINSQPSLLPAHSQPSVSGISHQQKTNEMHKVMSGGKVAGGKAGGAVASGATAMPVAAQCVQVSQPVLGAQQQQAQIISPLQSGGGTMQFAPWQISGALPQVWAGGLQAGVPAGPLLASNPIFLRGAQPDAPSMFIQHSPQNTQHHNNASVACATGTAAKPRASTEGLAKAPRPLSTIMPSGAIRPASSVSTQTNANQAQNQAKHRGKPGVRSPAPAAKQDAANQTNKMQHQMQQPKQQVLLMNSSGQMTQISSVQDKQPITKTIQQQAILQQQALQQQQQQQQQQQQQQQQQQQQLLHQQQTQQMVQHYQQQGMTLGMQQGSLPVGSVAQSLPMAGIPQTISMVQQIHPGVQLSGMSQAGALVGQLGAAPQAQGTLAQVQALQQPQTLVGSGLVQTSVGMAVQQQAAMNHSTAMQTVGGGLSSPQLTLGGGVGLMAAPVPGAVLPLPQPAALVHVKSEDDKNASQSQTPVQQIAPQPMATEPTGEPAGTPFPTSAPPAPPASATDTPPTPTATVGPANGESKSTETKQEPEAAAAAPSPAPVSAPAAASAPAPAPTPAPVPSSAQHTTPSASQAVTTVAASAPASTTAAVTTPVSAAAPLFKSSQCAPRHISQPDKGLPKAMVKPNILTHVIEGYVIQEAGEPFANNVFNPKVNRPLREWAADKDDKENKQPSSDEPPRKKQMLESGSSGHHHLPRISSSHESDRESNVSARAAAGARVAASAGAPAGAGATVKTESAASAEPAPAADDAASKPQLPNVNKWTVAEVCEFIRSIPGCAGYADEFLMQEVDGEALLLIRAEHLVMALSMRLGPALKIVASIDALRPDSDQPQHDHD; encoded by the exons ATGGAACGTTGTTCTTATGGTTTTTACACCAAAag ATCGGAGATACTAGACAACATCCAAAAGAAGAAAGATCAAGATAAGGAACAAACACAAAGTGCGGGGTTCCAGCAGGTGTCAAAAGGCGAGAAGGCTGGAGTCGGGCCAGAGAATGCGAGCCCTGCAGTGACGCAGCATGTCCCGGCGCAGCTGCTATCCCCGCCCCCCGCGTCCGCGCACCAGCTTCAGCCCGCCGACAAGGACAAGACCATCAAAGTAGCCAACTCAACCACAATCACACTCATAGAGAACGGCTCTCTCAACACTGACAAAGACAAAGACGCTAACTACCCTAAAAACTATTTCACTTTAGAGCCAAAGATTGATAAGAAAGATGACTGCAACAAAAAtagtattactataactaggaCAGTGCCAAAACAGTCGCCCAGCCAAGACAAGTCAAAGGGGCAACAGAAGCCAAACAAGAGGCCCTTGCAGTGTCTGGAAACTCTTGCTGAAAAGGCAGGAATCACTTTCGAGGATAAATACGAAGCTGCCAACACCCTATTAGCTTTAGATAAACAGAACAATACCTTTCCAAGACCCCAAGAATTAAAACAGCCTAAAACAGAGCCCGATAATCTTGGTCAAAACGAGGAGTATAGATATAGGAATCAGAAAGAAGAGGATGATAAATTACAG ATCCAACAGCAAATAATCCAGCAACAACAACAGCAGCAACAGCAACTGCAGCAGCAACTACAGCAGCAGCAATTGCAGCAGCAGTTGCAGCAACAACAACAGTTACAGCAGTTGCAGCAGCAGGCCTTGCAACGGCAGCACCAGGCCATACAGCAGCATATCAAAAACCAGCAAGACCAACAAGAGCtg TTGCAGAAGCAGTTccaacaacaacatcaacaacaacagcagcagcagcaacaaCAACAGCAGCAACAACAGCAGCaacaacaacagcaacaacaacagcaGCAGCAACAGCAACAACAGCAGCAGCAGCCGAAACAAGAGCTACAGCAAGTTACTCAACAGCAAGATTTGCAACAGCAGAAGTTTTTGCAG GTGGTGAACAACCAGCCGGTGCACACGCAGCAGTTCAACGTGCCCGGCATCGGCGAGATCAACCTCAGCTTCCTCGCGTCCCCGCAGAGCAACGTTAATCTGCTTTTCGACAAGAGCCAGAAGGCCGGCATGAGCGGCGACATCAAACAGCAACAA CAATTAGTAGACGGTCAATCGCAAGTAGTCCAGCAGCAGATGAGTATGGCGCAGCACGAGCAGACGCAGCAGCATCACCAGACGGTCACGGTCGTCTCCTCCATGCCCAGCTCCTTGGCCGCGCACCAG GTCCAACAACAGCAGTCAGCGGCGGGCATGCAGCAGCAGACGAGCGCCGGCATTTCTAGTATGCCGCCGCTTCAGAGCCTACCCCCGAACACGCAACACCCGCAGCAAATCAG CGCTGAATGGGGCCACAGCCGCGTGCAGGTGATTCAGCAGCCGCTGCAGAACAGCACGTACCTGCAGCAGCTGTACAACGCGCAGGGCCCGCTGCTGATGCCCGGCAACATCCTGCACCCCGGCATCAACTCCCAGCAGATACAG GTGATCGCCGCGGGAAAGCCGTTCCAGGGCAACCAGCTGGCTCCGCACATGTTAACTGCGCAGGGCAAGCAAGTTCTGCAGGGGCAAGCCG taaactttGCAGGTCTAACGACGTATCAGGAACAAG CTCCGTTCCCAGGCTACACGACGATCCCGGCCATCCCCACGACGCAGAACCAGACGTTCGTGTTCAGCCCGCTCGGCGTCATCAACTCGCAGCCCAGCCTACTGCCCGCGCACTCGCAGCCCTCCGTCTCCGGCATCTCGCACCAGCAGAAGACTAATGAAATGCACAAG GTGATGAGCGGCGGCAAGGTGGCGGGCGGCAAGGCCGGCGGCGCGGTGGCGAGCGGCGCCACGGCCATGCCGGTGGCGGCGCAGTGCGTGCAGGTGTCGCAGCCCGTGCTCGGCGCGCAGCAGCAGCAGGCGCAGATCATCAGCCCGCTGCAG AGCGGCGGCGGCACGATGCAGTTCGCGCCGTGGCAGATCTCGGGCGCGCTGCCGCAGGTGTGGGCGGGCGGGCTGCAGGCGGGCGTGCCCGCGGGCCCGCTGCTCGCCTCCAACCCCATCTTCCTGCGCGGCGCGCAGCCCGACGCGCCCTCCATGTTCATACAGCACTCGCCGCAAAACACGCAGCATCACAACA ACGCGAGCGTGGCGTGCGCGACGGGCACTGCGGCCAAGCCGCGCGCGTCCACCGAGGGCCTGGCCAAGGCGCCGCGGCCGCTGTCCACCATCATGCCGTCCGGCGCCATCCGCCCCGCCTCCTCCGTGTCCACACAGACCAACGCCAACCAGGCCCAGAACCAG GCAAAGCACCGAGGCAAGCCGGGAGTGCGGTCGCCTGCGCCGGCCGCCAAGCAGGACGCCGCCAACCAGACCAACAAGATGCAGCACCAGATGCAGCAGCCCAAACAACA GGTATTACTGATGAATTCAAGCGGGCAGATGACGCAGATATCGAGCGTGCAAGACAAGCAACCCATTACGAAGACTATCCAGCAGCAGGCCATCTTGCAACAGCAGGCGTTGCAG cagcagcaacagcaacaacaacagcagcagcaacaacagcagcagcagcagcagcagttGTTGCATCAGCAGCAAACGCAGCAGATGGTGCAGCATTACCAACAACAAG GAATGACTCTCGGCATGCAGCAAGGCTCGCTGCCGGTGGGGTCGGTGGCGCAGAGCCTGCCCATGGCCGGCATCCCGCAAACCATATCCATGGTGCAGCAGATACATCCG GGCGTGCAGCTGAGCGGCATGTCGCAGGCGGGTGCGCTCGTGGGCCAACTGGGCGCGGCCCCGCAGGCGCAGGGCACGCTCGCGCAGGTGCAGGCTCTGCAGCAGCCGCAG ACTCTCGTCGGCAGTGGGCTCGTCCAGACTTCAGTAGGGATGGCCGTACAACAACAAGCTGCTATGAACCATTCCACTGCCATGCAAACG GTGGGCGGCGGGCTGAGCTCGCCGCAGCTGACGCTGGGCGGCGGCGTGGGGCTAATGGCGGCGCCGGTGCCGGGCGCCGTGCTGCCGCTGCCGCAGCCCGCCGCGCTCGTGCACGTCAAGAGCGAGGACGACAAGAACGCGTCGCAATCGCAG ACGCCGGTGCAGCAGATAGCGCCGCAGCCGATGGCCACGGAGCCGACTGGCGAGCCGGCAGGCACACCCTTCCCTACGTCCGCACCgcccgccccgcccgcttcCGCCACGGACACTCCGCCCACGCCCACCGCCACCGTTG GTCCGGCTAATGGCGAGTCAAAATCAACCGAAACCAAGCAGGAGCCAGAGGCGGCGGCCGCAGCACCCTCTCCCGCTCCTGTGTCCGCGCCCGCGGCTGCTTCCGCCCCAGCGCCCGCCCCTACGCCTGCGCCCGTGCCCAGCAGCGCACAGCACACCACACCTTCAGCGTCCCAG GCGGTGACGACGGTGGCGGCCAGCGCGCCGGCCAGCACCACGGCCGCCGTCACGACGCCCGTGTCCGCGGCCGCGCCGCTCTTCAAGAGCTCGCAGTGCGCGCCGCGCCACATCAGCCAGCCAG aCAAAGGGCTACCAAAAGCGATGGTGAAGCCCAACATCCTGACGCACGTGATCGAGGGCTACGTGATCCAGGAGGCGGGCGAGCCGTTTGCC AATAATGTTTTTAACCCCAAGGTGAACCGGCCGCTGCGCGAATGGGCGGCCGACAAGGACGACAAGGAGAACAAACAGCCTTCGAGCGACGAGCCCCCGC GGAAAAAGCAAATGTTGGAAAGTGGCAGTAGTGGGCATCATCATCTACCCCGCATCAGCTCGAGCCATGAGAGCGACCGCGAGAGCAACGTCAGTGCACGAGCGGCCGCGGGCGCGAGGGTGGCGGCGAGTGCGGGCGCGCCGGCCGGCGCGGGCGCCACCGTCAAGACCGAGAGCGCCGCCAGCGCTGAGCCCGCGCCGGCGGCGGACGATGCCGCCAGCAAGCCGCAACTGCCCAATGTCAACAAGTGGACG GTGGCGGAGGTGTGCGAGTTCATCCGCAGTATCCCCGGGTGCGCAGGCTACGCGGACGAGTTCCTCATGCAGGAGGTGGATGGCGAGGC
- the LOC133516403 gene encoding polyhomeotic-proximal chromatin protein-like isoform X11, translating into MERCSYGFYTKRSEILDNIQKKKDQDKEQTQSAGFQQVSKGEKAGVGPENASPAVTQHVPAQLLSPPPASAHQLQPADKDKTIKVANSTTITLIENGSLNTDKDKDANYPKNYFTLEPKIDKKDDCNKNSITITRTVPKQSPSQDKSKGQQKPNKRPLQCLETLAEKAGITFEDKYEAANTLLALDKQNNTFPRPQELKQPKTEPDNLGQNEEYRYRNQKEEDDKLQIQQQIIQQQQQQQQQLQQQLQQQQLQQQLQQQQQLQQLQQQALQRQHQAIQQHIKNQQDQQELLQKQFQQQHQQQQQQQQQQQQQQQQQQQQQQQQQQQQQQQQQQPKQELQQVTQQQDLQQQKFLQVVNNQPVHTQQFNVPGIGEINLSFLASPQSNVNLLFDKSQKAGMSGDIKQQQQLVDGQSQVVQQQMSMAQHEQTQQHHQTVTVVSSMPSSLAAHQVQQQQSAAGMQQQTSAGISSMPPLQSLPPNTQHPQQISAEWGHSRVQVIQQPLQNSTYLQQLYNAQGPLLMPGNILHPGINSQQIQVIAAGKPFQGNQLAPHMLTAQGKQVLQGQAAPFPGYTTIPAIPTTQNQTFVFSPLGVINSQPSLLPAHSQPSVSGISHQQKTNEMHKVMSGGKVAGGKAGGAVASGATAMPVAAQCVQVSQPVLGAQQQQAQIISPLQSGGGTMQFAPWQISGALPQVWAGGLQAGVPAGPLLASNPIFLRGAQPDAPSMFIQHSPQNTQHHNNASVACATGTAAKPRASTEGLAKAPRPLSTIMPSGAIRPASSVSTQTNANQAQNQAKHRGKPGVRSPAPAAKQDAANQTNKMQHQMQQPKQQVLLMNSSGQMTQISSVQDKQPITKTIQQQAILQQQALQQQQQQQQQQQQQQQQQQQQLLHQQQTQQMVQHYQQQGMTLGMQQGSLPVGSVAQSLPMAGIPQTISMVQQIHPGVQLSGMSQAGALVGQLGAAPQAQGTLAQVQALQQPQTLVGSGLVQTSVGMAVQQQAAMNHSTAMQTVGGGLSSPQLTLGGGVGLMAAPVPGAVLPLPQPAALVHVKSEDDKNASQSQTPVQQIAPQPMATEPTGEPAGTPFPTSAPPAPPASATDTPPTPTATVGPANGESKSTETKQEPEAAAAAPSPAPVSAPAAASAPAPAPTPAPVPSSAQHTTPSASQAVTTVAASAPASTTAAVTTPVSAAAPLFKSSQCAPRHISQPDKGLPKAMVKPNILTHVIEGYVIQEAGEPFAVNRPLREWAADKDDKENKQPSSDEPPRKKQMLESGSSGHHHLPRISSSHESDRESNVSARAAAGARVAASAGAPAGAGATVKTESAASAEPAPAADDAASKPQLPNVNKWTVAEVCEFIRSIPGCAGYADEFLMQEVDGEALLLIRAEHLVMALSMRLGPALKIVASIDALRPDSDQPQHDHD; encoded by the exons ATGGAACGTTGTTCTTATGGTTTTTACACCAAAag ATCGGAGATACTAGACAACATCCAAAAGAAGAAAGATCAAGATAAGGAACAAACACAAAGTGCGGGGTTCCAGCAGGTGTCAAAAGGCGAGAAGGCTGGAGTCGGGCCAGAGAATGCGAGCCCTGCAGTGACGCAGCATGTCCCGGCGCAGCTGCTATCCCCGCCCCCCGCGTCCGCGCACCAGCTTCAGCCCGCCGACAAGGACAAGACCATCAAAGTAGCCAACTCAACCACAATCACACTCATAGAGAACGGCTCTCTCAACACTGACAAAGACAAAGACGCTAACTACCCTAAAAACTATTTCACTTTAGAGCCAAAGATTGATAAGAAAGATGACTGCAACAAAAAtagtattactataactaggaCAGTGCCAAAACAGTCGCCCAGCCAAGACAAGTCAAAGGGGCAACAGAAGCCAAACAAGAGGCCCTTGCAGTGTCTGGAAACTCTTGCTGAAAAGGCAGGAATCACTTTCGAGGATAAATACGAAGCTGCCAACACCCTATTAGCTTTAGATAAACAGAACAATACCTTTCCAAGACCCCAAGAATTAAAACAGCCTAAAACAGAGCCCGATAATCTTGGTCAAAACGAGGAGTATAGATATAGGAATCAGAAAGAAGAGGATGATAAATTACAG ATCCAACAGCAAATAATCCAGCAACAACAACAGCAGCAACAGCAACTGCAGCAGCAACTACAGCAGCAGCAATTGCAGCAGCAGTTGCAGCAACAACAACAGTTACAGCAGTTGCAGCAGCAGGCCTTGCAACGGCAGCACCAGGCCATACAGCAGCATATCAAAAACCAGCAAGACCAACAAGAGCtg TTGCAGAAGCAGTTccaacaacaacatcaacaacaacagcagcagcagcaacaaCAACAGCAGCAACAACAGCAGCaacaacaacagcaacaacaacagcaGCAGCAACAGCAACAACAGCAGCAGCAGCCGAAACAAGAGCTACAGCAAGTTACTCAACAGCAAGATTTGCAACAGCAGAAGTTTTTGCAG GTGGTGAACAACCAGCCGGTGCACACGCAGCAGTTCAACGTGCCCGGCATCGGCGAGATCAACCTCAGCTTCCTCGCGTCCCCGCAGAGCAACGTTAATCTGCTTTTCGACAAGAGCCAGAAGGCCGGCATGAGCGGCGACATCAAACAGCAACAA CAATTAGTAGACGGTCAATCGCAAGTAGTCCAGCAGCAGATGAGTATGGCGCAGCACGAGCAGACGCAGCAGCATCACCAGACGGTCACGGTCGTCTCCTCCATGCCCAGCTCCTTGGCCGCGCACCAG GTCCAACAACAGCAGTCAGCGGCGGGCATGCAGCAGCAGACGAGCGCCGGCATTTCTAGTATGCCGCCGCTTCAGAGCCTACCCCCGAACACGCAACACCCGCAGCAAATCAG CGCTGAATGGGGCCACAGCCGCGTGCAGGTGATTCAGCAGCCGCTGCAGAACAGCACGTACCTGCAGCAGCTGTACAACGCGCAGGGCCCGCTGCTGATGCCCGGCAACATCCTGCACCCCGGCATCAACTCCCAGCAGATACAG GTGATCGCCGCGGGAAAGCCGTTCCAGGGCAACCAGCTGGCTCCGCACATGTTAACTGCGCAGGGCAAGCAAGTTCTGCAGGGGCAAGCCG CTCCGTTCCCAGGCTACACGACGATCCCGGCCATCCCCACGACGCAGAACCAGACGTTCGTGTTCAGCCCGCTCGGCGTCATCAACTCGCAGCCCAGCCTACTGCCCGCGCACTCGCAGCCCTCCGTCTCCGGCATCTCGCACCAGCAGAAGACTAATGAAATGCACAAG GTGATGAGCGGCGGCAAGGTGGCGGGCGGCAAGGCCGGCGGCGCGGTGGCGAGCGGCGCCACGGCCATGCCGGTGGCGGCGCAGTGCGTGCAGGTGTCGCAGCCCGTGCTCGGCGCGCAGCAGCAGCAGGCGCAGATCATCAGCCCGCTGCAG AGCGGCGGCGGCACGATGCAGTTCGCGCCGTGGCAGATCTCGGGCGCGCTGCCGCAGGTGTGGGCGGGCGGGCTGCAGGCGGGCGTGCCCGCGGGCCCGCTGCTCGCCTCCAACCCCATCTTCCTGCGCGGCGCGCAGCCCGACGCGCCCTCCATGTTCATACAGCACTCGCCGCAAAACACGCAGCATCACAACA ACGCGAGCGTGGCGTGCGCGACGGGCACTGCGGCCAAGCCGCGCGCGTCCACCGAGGGCCTGGCCAAGGCGCCGCGGCCGCTGTCCACCATCATGCCGTCCGGCGCCATCCGCCCCGCCTCCTCCGTGTCCACACAGACCAACGCCAACCAGGCCCAGAACCAG GCAAAGCACCGAGGCAAGCCGGGAGTGCGGTCGCCTGCGCCGGCCGCCAAGCAGGACGCCGCCAACCAGACCAACAAGATGCAGCACCAGATGCAGCAGCCCAAACAACA GGTATTACTGATGAATTCAAGCGGGCAGATGACGCAGATATCGAGCGTGCAAGACAAGCAACCCATTACGAAGACTATCCAGCAGCAGGCCATCTTGCAACAGCAGGCGTTGCAG cagcagcaacagcaacaacaacagcagcagcaacaacagcagcagcagcagcagcagttGTTGCATCAGCAGCAAACGCAGCAGATGGTGCAGCATTACCAACAACAAG GAATGACTCTCGGCATGCAGCAAGGCTCGCTGCCGGTGGGGTCGGTGGCGCAGAGCCTGCCCATGGCCGGCATCCCGCAAACCATATCCATGGTGCAGCAGATACATCCG GGCGTGCAGCTGAGCGGCATGTCGCAGGCGGGTGCGCTCGTGGGCCAACTGGGCGCGGCCCCGCAGGCGCAGGGCACGCTCGCGCAGGTGCAGGCTCTGCAGCAGCCGCAG ACTCTCGTCGGCAGTGGGCTCGTCCAGACTTCAGTAGGGATGGCCGTACAACAACAAGCTGCTATGAACCATTCCACTGCCATGCAAACG GTGGGCGGCGGGCTGAGCTCGCCGCAGCTGACGCTGGGCGGCGGCGTGGGGCTAATGGCGGCGCCGGTGCCGGGCGCCGTGCTGCCGCTGCCGCAGCCCGCCGCGCTCGTGCACGTCAAGAGCGAGGACGACAAGAACGCGTCGCAATCGCAG ACGCCGGTGCAGCAGATAGCGCCGCAGCCGATGGCCACGGAGCCGACTGGCGAGCCGGCAGGCACACCCTTCCCTACGTCCGCACCgcccgccccgcccgcttcCGCCACGGACACTCCGCCCACGCCCACCGCCACCGTTG GTCCGGCTAATGGCGAGTCAAAATCAACCGAAACCAAGCAGGAGCCAGAGGCGGCGGCCGCAGCACCCTCTCCCGCTCCTGTGTCCGCGCCCGCGGCTGCTTCCGCCCCAGCGCCCGCCCCTACGCCTGCGCCCGTGCCCAGCAGCGCACAGCACACCACACCTTCAGCGTCCCAG GCGGTGACGACGGTGGCGGCCAGCGCGCCGGCCAGCACCACGGCCGCCGTCACGACGCCCGTGTCCGCGGCCGCGCCGCTCTTCAAGAGCTCGCAGTGCGCGCCGCGCCACATCAGCCAGCCAG aCAAAGGGCTACCAAAAGCGATGGTGAAGCCCAACATCCTGACGCACGTGATCGAGGGCTACGTGATCCAGGAGGCGGGCGAGCCGTTTGCC GTGAACCGGCCGCTGCGCGAATGGGCGGCCGACAAGGACGACAAGGAGAACAAACAGCCTTCGAGCGACGAGCCCCCGC GGAAAAAGCAAATGTTGGAAAGTGGCAGTAGTGGGCATCATCATCTACCCCGCATCAGCTCGAGCCATGAGAGCGACCGCGAGAGCAACGTCAGTGCACGAGCGGCCGCGGGCGCGAGGGTGGCGGCGAGTGCGGGCGCGCCGGCCGGCGCGGGCGCCACCGTCAAGACCGAGAGCGCCGCCAGCGCTGAGCCCGCGCCGGCGGCGGACGATGCCGCCAGCAAGCCGCAACTGCCCAATGTCAACAAGTGGACG GTGGCGGAGGTGTGCGAGTTCATCCGCAGTATCCCCGGGTGCGCAGGCTACGCGGACGAGTTCCTCATGCAGGAGGTGGATGGCGAGGC